Below is a genomic region from Gadus morhua chromosome 4, gadMor3.0, whole genome shotgun sequence.
TCTGCACCTTGTCGTCGTAGAAGTGCACCGCCTTGTCCAGCGCGTTGAGCTCGGCGGCGCGGTCGCTCATCATCATGATGACGTTGGGCCAGTGCGTGAGCGGCCGCTCGCCCGCCGGCAGCGACACCACGGCGGGGAACTGCTCCACGCCCTTGGGCGCCTCGCGGTACGAGTGCGGGTGGTGGTAGCCATGGCCCTGGAAGCTCTCCGAGCCGCGGTTGTCGAACACCAGCGACACGTTGCTGGCGTCGTGCTTGCGCACGAACGCCGCGATCTTGCCGTGGTAGTCGGGCGAGGCGCGCGCCGTCAGCGCCCGCATGTCCGCCGGCGTGCCCTGGCGGCCGAGCGCCTCGTGGAAGTAGAAGCTGAACTTGGCGAGCAGCGCCGCCTGGAAGCCCTGCAGCCAGAGGTAGAGGTGCGGCGGCGGGACCGAGCGCTGCGACTGCCCGCCGAACAGGTGCTTGCGCGTCTCCTTCTGCCGCTGCAGCCGCTGGCCCCAGGCCGCCAGCTTGGAGTGGGCGCCGTGGAGGCTGAGCAACGCCGGCAGGAAGCGCCACTCGGACACCTGGGCCTGGCAGCGCAGCAGCTGGGTCACCACGTCCACCTCCGTCTGGAAGCCCTCCTCCACGCGGCCCAGGATGGGGTGGTAGAacctggggggggaggagggagaggggggggggggaggagggggagggatagaAATTAGCGGAAAGAAATGTCGCAGAATAAACACAAATTTCTTTCTTATCaatgatttaaataaatatgattgATCATTGATAGATTTACCTTAAATCAAtgattgaaagaaatatgatcacaTGAACAATTccggttttcaaaataaaagctcccCTCACTTTTTCACCAGAACCCTCTCATTGACACGAACAAGCGGCAAGACAGACCTCTCTAAAACTCGACAAGAATCGCAAAATCTGTCAAAAAAAACCACTCAAAACACTTTTCTGTGAATCCTGAGAAAACACTGTTATTAACCCCCTCCCTCATTTTCTCATTCAGAGTGGGAACCAACAGTGGAACGGTAATGAGCGCAGCCACCCTGGCTGCACAATGAGCTGAACCCAGATGTCCTGTAGTCGTCGTTATGCTGAGAAGACATAGCGGCTCGGGCCGAGACAGAAGCTGGCTGCCGTCGCCCTCCAGGTCAGCCAGGATGATCCCCCATGTAGTCACACTCTCTGGCTAATCatcagcctcacacacacactgagtcagTTTTCAGTATCTAATCACCTTCCTTGGTCCCTGCACTGCTACCAGACAGGAGCTGTTGACTGAGTAGTCTGGAGCAGTAGGATGTTTGTATTTCTGTGGCTCAGTGCTCACACGTGTGGATGGTTGTCTGCTTTGGCTTCACACTTTCTGTGCCCATGcccgattcctgaacttgagtataCCGAGAATATACCGACACAGtagcacttgttcttattgaagggctATCTTACGATAACAAGTATGTATAGTCGGTATACATACTTGTAtgtatacccccccccctcccccccccccccccagtgactCACCTGGAGCTGTACTTCTGCAGGACGGCCTCCAGGGGGGTCAGCAGCTCCTCCGAGTCGAAGCTCTTCTGCGCGGCCAGCGAGTGCATCTTCTCGTACAGGTCGGCCATCTCGGTGCGCGCCTGCGTGAAGTGGCACAGCTGCTCCGACAGGTGggacagcagctcctccaggcagggggcggagccctGCTGCACGGGGcgcaccgccgccaccaccttGCGCAGCTCGTTGTGCAGCGACGTGTAGGTGGTGCGGATGGAGTCCTTGCGGCTGAAGAACGACTGGCTGCCTGcaggggggagcggggggggggggacaacgaCGAATTGAGCCGattcaacaaaaaataaaaccttaaaaaggtgacatattataccaccaggtgtgagtgtagtcagccgttacaagccgttttggaaatctccctcttctgacatcacaagtgggcgtgtccacctgggTGTATGACGATAaatgagcaacatttgctacagtccactgggtaggctggtagactcaTCTATCCAgggtacatctaggtggacacgcccacttgtgatgtcagaagaggcagattttcaaaacggcttgtaacggctaaccaCACCCACACGGTGGTATaaaatgtcacctttaagacATTGTTTGAGGAGGATGCGTTGGGTATCTAGCACTCCTTACAGGAATCTATCAATTAAATGAGTCACTTTGGATTTGCGTTTCCTGAACAATTGAACCCCAGATGATGATAATCGTGGAAGATCTGAACGCTCCCCACTGCTTTCTGAATGTAGTCATGACATTTTTCTTAATACAT
It encodes:
- the kics2 gene encoding KICSTOR subunit 2, producing the protein MMTEAVREDEMRPVPRERAILESFFTQLGMFSFDRAKDYVEKEKDTTKGAGAIWTALLAALAHLAAAEKAYYNMTFLGQKLGSQSFFSRKDSIRTTYTSLHNELRKVVAAVRPVQQGSAPCLEELLSHLSEQLCHFTQARTEMADLYEKMHSLAAQKSFDSEELLTPLEAVLQKYSSRFYHPILGRVEEGFQTEVDVVTQLLRCQAQVSEWRFLPALLSLHGAHSKLAAWGQRLQRQKETRKHLFGGQSQRSVPPPHLYLWLQGFQAALLAKFSFYFHEALGRQGTPADMRALTARASPDYHGKIAAFVRKHDASNVSLVFDNRGSESFQGHGYHHPHSYREAPKGVEQFPAVVSLPAGERPLTHWPNVIMMMSDRAAELNALDKAVHFYDDKVQSTYYLTRPEPHFTLVVIFDGRKSEKETHIAAFLQEIAGSLRNSKPFATLKPGSKG